CCCCGCGAGGGGGAGCGCACGGCCCGAAGTATTTTGTCGCAGATAGGTATAGACGTGTGTATGTCACTGCTGCCGGTCGACACCGACGCCCTCGAAGACATCTGTCGGTCCGTCGCGATGGCGAACTACGGATTTCTGTACGTGACGGACAAGCGGGGGACCATCCAGAACCGATACGAGAGCGCAGACACCGGCACGCTCAACGCCCGAAACCTGTCCACGTCGGACCTCAAGAAGGCGCTCCGTGACCTCACCGAGGACGAGTTCTCCGATCTGGAGCAGATCCGTGACGGCGTCTACTACGTCGACACGTTCAGCGTGGGGAGTTCGGACGCGGTCACGAACGAACTGACGAGCGTGTTCAGCCAGCGGATCGTGATCACGTCGGAGACGCTCCGGTCGCGGTTCGACCTGGCCATCGACGACGTGGACTACTTCGCGAGCGAACTGGAGTCCCGCGACCTCGTGGCGCGCATCACGGCGGGCGAGCGCGACTACTACACCATCGGGCCGCGCCTCAAGGAGCACGCGGGCAACGTCGGGCTGGACTCCCAGCTCGAACGCAAGGCAGCGCGGGGGAAGATCAGCCACAGCGACCTCGAGAAGGTCATCGACGTGGCGGCGACGACCGACGTTATCCGCTACCTCGAGCAGGAGGGGTTCGTCGTCGACCTCGACGGCGAGTACCTCGTCAAGAGCGCGCTCGACGAGTTCGCGCGCTACGTCGCCAGCGAGACCGAGGACGCTGTCGAGTCCCACTTCGAGGGCTCGCAGTACCTCGTCCCCACCCCGGAGTTCCCGGGGGTCGTCCGCTCCGAGATCGAGGCCAGGTTCGACGTGCTCTCGCAGGCCCACGGGATGCAGGAGGAGATCGTCGAGGCGACACAGGACGCCCTCGCCGACCGGCTTGACCTGGAGGTGGGACGCGAGATGGTGGTGATGCGCGACGAGTTCGACTCCTACGTCGACGGCGAGGCCCGACGGGTGCTGACCGACGTGAAGTCCGAACGCGACGTGCTGCCGGCGTCGCCGACGGAGTTCGAGGAGGCGGCGACCGAGCACGTCGAGGAGATGCAGGTGAGCAACGACCCGTCGGTGAACCGGCACGTCAGGGACGCCGTCGCGGAGCGGTACGCAGACGTCGTCGCGGAGCAGGAGTTCGGTGGCGTCGACAGCTAACCAGCCAGCAGTATCTCAGACAATGCCACGAAAGTACACGTTCGAGACCACGACCGTCGATGGCGTCGACTACGTCATCGCGAACCCGGTGAACGAGACCGACGAGATGGTCCGCATGGAGGCGGACTGGACCAACGGAGACGACGTAGAGGGCGAATGGGAGCGTGCCGTGCGGGCCATCATCAAGGGGGACCTCCTCGGGGAGATGAACCTGGAGGAGGGCAACGGCCGCATCGACCGGCAGACCGCCGTCGAGACGCTCGCGGCGGCGGAGGACGAGTACGGCAAGGTCGTCTCCAGCGAGCGCCAGGCCGACGCACTGCTCGAGTACTTCGAGGACCAGGACATCCTCCGATTCGACGGCAACGACGTCGTGCTCCTCCAGGACCCGCGCGACGACGAGCTCTCGGGGCGGGCCGCGCTGAACTGGGCGGCCGGCATCGAGGCCTGCGTCGACAAGATCGACGAGACGATGGACCGCGTCGAGCGGGCGAAGGACAAGCTGGAGGACAAGATGGACGAGATCGACACCGGGTCGAACCGGATCGACGAGCGCATCCAGGAGACGGCCCAGGAGCTGAAGGCCATCGGTGACGGCCCGGGCGTGCCGGACGACCCCTCACAGCTGGACGAGAGCGAGCGCAACCGCTACAACCAGCTCAAGCGCCAGTTCATCTACCACAAGCAGATGAAGGAGGTCGACCAGGAGAACCTGCTCGAGACCGTCGAAGCTGGCACGTCCGAGCTGGCCCACCAGATCTCCATGCTGAACTCCGCGAAGGAGGCGCTGGTGACGAAGGAACAGGAGATCCGGGTGGTCGCCGTCCAGAAGCGGGAGTTCCCGAACGACGCGACGAACATCGTCGAGAACATGGGGACACTGGCGACGAAGCTCGGCGGCGTCGGCGACATCGACGAGAAGATCGACCAGACCTCCGCGACGGACCTGGCGTCGATGGTCGAGGACACCGTCGGCGACGTGCAGGACGTGGCCGAGACCGCGGAACAGACCGCCGACGAGGAGGTCGAGACGGACGCGGACGCAGTCAACTTCGAGGTGTAAGGGGGTCGACCCGTGTCGGCCACGTCGACCGTGCTCCGCGTCGAATCGTTCTTCGGGACGCTCAGATGCGTCGACGAGCGCGTCGAGACGCTGCTCGCGGCCCCGACCTACGACGACCCGTCGGTGTACCGGACCGCCGACGAGGCGACCAGCGCGCTGGCGGAACTCGGCGACGCACTCGTCGCCGCCGCGCCGTTCCCCTCGCAGGTGGGTCGCGACGACGACGGTCTCGGCGAGGCACTGACCGGTGTGCTGGAGGCACAGTACGCGGACCGGACCGCGTGGACCGACGGCGTCCCGGGTGGCACGGACACCGTGGACGCGCTCGTCGCGGCGCGGCGGATGGAACGTCGGGCGGGCGAACTCGTCGTCCCGTTGGCCACGACGGGTGCGGCGGCCCGGAACTGGGGACCGACCCTCGCGGTGATGCGGGCGGTGACCGAGGACCTGCTCGCCCGGGCGGAGACGCTGGCGCGACGGAGCCGGGCGGTGGACGCCCCCGGCGCACGGGCCGCCTGCGAGGGCCTCTCGCGGATGCTCGCGTCGCTGCGTGACGTGCTCGTCCGGGCCAGCTCGGGCGTGGCGTTCGTCGGGAGACGCACCGACCGGCGGAGCGACCGGCCGCTCTCGTTCGCGGAGTGGGCGGGCGGACGACTGAACGGAGGAGACAATGCTTAATCTGACGCCGATACTGCGACAGGACCAGCCGACCTCACACGTAAAGATAGGCGAATCGAAGCTCGGGAACTCGAGCGACGTGGTGGAGATACGCCACAAGAACCGGTCGGCCCACTTCCTCGCGAAGGCGGTCGACGACGGGCCGCTCGCGGGCGAGACCATCGGGAACAAGGTGCGGATGCACCGGAACGTCGCCGAGCTGTTCGGCGGTATCGACTCCTCGCGGGACTTCCGTGTGGACCCGAACGCCTCGGTGCACGACGTGGTGGAGTGCGACGCGGTGAAGCTCCACGCCGGCGGCAACGACCCCGAGAAGCTGGAGTCGTTCCTGCGCTCGACGAGCTACCTGCTGCATCCGTTCGAGGAGGTCGTCAAGCAGGGCGACGGGCTCGCGACGTTCACCGCCGCGAAGGTCGAACCGAGCGGCTACACGACGGTGCGGGTGACCGACGACACCGACATCGAGTTCATCGGTGCGGGCGAGCTCCGCGAGCTGAAGGCGACGGAGTCCAGCCGGGCGAGAGGTGGTGGCGGGCCGACCCACGGCGGCGGCCCGGGCGGGGGCCAGCAGGTCGCCGACGAGGAGGCCGTCGAGGTGAACCTCGAGCCGAAGAAGCCGACCGTCTCCTTCGAGGAGGACGTCGCCGGGCTCCCCGAGGTCAAACAGACCGCCAGGATGCTGCTCGCGCTGTTCGACGCCGAGACCCGGAACGAGGTCGAGCGCCGATACGGCCAGGCGTTCGCCTCGCGGGGGAGCTCGATGATGCTGTACGGTCCACCGGGCTGTGGGAAGACGCTCGTCTCGGAGGCCATCGCCCACGAGGCGATGTACAACACGAGCATCGAGGACAACTACGGCGAGGTGAAGTTCCTCGAGGTGCGGGGCTCGGACATCCTGTCGAAGTACTCCGGCGAGTCGGAGAAGCGCGTCTCGGCGGTGTTCGAGAAGGCCCACGGCATCGCCCAGGAGGGGTTCTGCGTGCTCTTCTTCGACGAGGTGGAGACGCTCATCCCCGACCGCGGCGACGACTCGCTCCAGCGCCACGAGCGCTCGCTGACGAACGCGTTCCTCCAGGAGATGAACGACGTCGAGGACAACCTGCTCGTCATCGGCGCGACGAACATGCCGTTCAC
The sequence above is drawn from the Haloarchaeobius salinus genome and encodes:
- a CDS encoding ATP-binding protein; the encoded protein is MLNLTPILRQDQPTSHVKIGESKLGNSSDVVEIRHKNRSAHFLAKAVDDGPLAGETIGNKVRMHRNVAELFGGIDSSRDFRVDPNASVHDVVECDAVKLHAGGNDPEKLESFLRSTSYLLHPFEEVVKQGDGLATFTAAKVEPSGYTTVRVTDDTDIEFIGAGELRELKATESSRARGGGGPTHGGGPGGGQQVADEEAVEVNLEPKKPTVSFEEDVAGLPEVKQTARMLLALFDAETRNEVERRYGQAFASRGSSMMLYGPPGCGKTLVSEAIAHEAMYNTSIEDNYGEVKFLEVRGSDILSKYSGESEKRVSAVFEKAHGIAQEGFCVLFFDEVETLIPDRGDDSLQRHERSLTNAFLQEMNDVEDNLLVIGATNMPFTIDPAATRRFPIQQFIPQPDETVMAEVWRKQLDSLSTADEIDYERLGEASVGYTPAEVADRILGSEFQRELVESVIDGDPIVPDTDYLLAKLAGSEPKTVRQYVASVREKTDELEGYPEMQRYVEAQAERLDMSLGGQPSALESLLGAGGADGGDGTSATDGATGDDPAGDDGSSGDAATDGGAAGTTPDGPADDDAGGDAV